Genomic window (Sander vitreus isolate 19-12246 unplaced genomic scaffold, sanVit1 ctg410_0, whole genome shotgun sequence):
GTGTATGTAGGAGTGTATAGAGTGTATGTAGGAGTGTATAGAGTGTATGTAGGAGTGTATGTAGGAGTGTATGTAGGAGTGTATAGAGTGTATGTAGGAGTGTATAGAGTGTATGTAGAAGTGTATAGAGTGTATGTAGGAGTGTATGTAGGAGTGTATGTAGAAGTGTATAGAGTGTATGTACGAGTGTATGTAGGAGTGTATAGAGTGTATGTAGGAGTGTATAGAGTGTGTGTACAAGTGTATGTACGAGtgttcatttatgtatttattacttttagcACAGCAAAGTCCGTTATACAATAAAGTCTTCTATTCTTCTGCAGGTGTACTCTCCGATGGCGAGTGGCGGGATGTCCTCCGGTCTCGGGATGGGCTCCATGTCAGGCTACATGTCCGGCGGCACCACGGCCGGCTCCTTCAACATGTCGTACGGAGGGACCGGTCTGAGCCCCGGCCCGGTGGGGGGGATGGGTGGCCCGGCCCCGGGAGCCATGTCGGGTCTGGGCGGGGGTGTGGCCTCGATGGGCGGGACCGTGAGCCCGTCGGCGCAGCAGTCGATGGGTCTGAACCCGTACAGCCCCGCCATGAGCCCCGGCGTGGTGTACGGTGGCGGAGGCGGACTGAACCGCGGCCGCGAGAACAAGGCGTTCAGACGGAGCTACCCGCACGCCAAGCCGCCCTACTCCTACATCTCGCTCATCACCATGGCGATCCAGCAGGCGCCCAGCAAGATGCTGACGCTGAGCGAGATCTACCAGTGGATCATGGACCTGTTCCCGTACTACCGGCAGAACCAGCAGCGCTGGCAGAACTCCATCCGCCACTCGCTGTCCTTCAACGACTGCTTCGTCAAGGTGTCACGCTCGCCGGACAAGCCGGGGAAGGGCTCGTACTGGACGCTGCACCCCGACTCCGGGAACATGTTTGAGAATGGCTGCTACCTGCGCCGCCAGAAGAGGTTCAAGTGCGACAAGAAGATGTCGCCAGCGGCGGGGAAATCCGACAGCAGGAAGGATCCGGGCCGAGCGTCGCCTGGCGGAGACAAACCTCCGGGACTCCTGGACACGGCCGCGCTGCCGTCCTCGCCGCCCGGTCTGGACCTGCGAGGTGGCGTGGGCGTCGGCCCATCAGAGCTGA
Coding sequences:
- the LOC144514014 gene encoding forkhead box protein A1-like, with amino-acid sequence MLGAVKMEGHEAPDWSGYYSEEVYSPMASGGMSSGLGMGSMSGYMSGGTTAGSFNMSYGGTGLSPGPVGGMGGPAPGAMSGLGGGVASMGGTVSPSAQQSMGLNPYSPAMSPGVVYGGGGGLNRGRENKAFRRSYPHAKPPYSYISLITMAIQQAPSKMLTLSEIYQWIMDLFPYYRQNQQRWQNSIRHSLSFNDCFVKVSRSPDKPGKGSYWTLHPDSGNMFENGCYLRRQKRFKCDKKMSPAAGKSDSRKDPGRASPGGDKPPGLLDTAALPSSPPGLDLRGGVGVGPSELKVSGSQLLSSLSLPPHAMAHESQLHLKGDPHYAFNHPFSINNLMSSSEQQHKLELKAYEALQYSSYSAGAGRSAEPLEASYYQYPRPLLNTS